One Setaria viridis chromosome 3, Setaria_viridis_v4.0, whole genome shotgun sequence DNA window includes the following coding sequences:
- the LOC117847612 gene encoding uncharacterized protein: MAEASDMLDMPVRPPRPIAVGEDENTCRGVFMEFMSKVARFEELAKSGERLLVRFRQDLGYFRSPQIPNGSDVMSQIVKSNSSGRMRSYLEAGCRLHCQNISNINQCEFEKYFLIPACLHSCEDGLKDHINKVKTLLEELECLVEDVYAITLTANISALKVSDSHTIDSKLTIDSCIIGVEVSVQTFPFTNHLHSVLFNREYLAVYNDEVRWKPGNMLHLLQEDKSADQLDSDVFLVTVMIIVHNMLELDYAMQENIVGALSLKTLPSELEGYCLMWDLRPYIDDDVMHLAWEMCP, translated from the exons ATGGCAGAGGCTTCAGATATGCTCGACATGCCAGTGCGACCCCCGCGGCCCATCGCGGTTGGCGAGGATGAGAACACTTGCCGTGGTGTCTTCATGGAGTTCATGAGCAA AGTGGCTCGGTTCGAGGAGCTAGCTAAATCTGGGGAGCGATTGCTTGTGAGATTCCGTCAGGATCTTG GGTATTTTCGAAGCCCACAGATTCCTAACGGATCAGATGTCATGAGTCAGATAGTTAAATCTAACAGCTCTGGCAGAATGAGGTCGTATCTGGAAGCTGGCTGCAGGCTTCACTGCCAAAATATCTCAAACATAAATCAGTGCGagtttgaaaaatattttcttaTTCCTGCATGCT TACACTCGTGTGAAGATGGACTTAAGGATCACATAAACAAAG TTAAGACTTTGCTTGAAGAGCTTGAATGTCTAGTCGAGGATGTCTATGCCATCACCCTAACCGCCAATATAAGTGCTCTGAAAGTTTCAGACAGTCATACCATTGACAGCAAGCTGACTATTGATTCGTGCATCATTGGGGTAGAAGTTTCTGTTCAAACATTTCCTTTTACTAATCATTTACATAGTGTTCTTTTCAACAGAGAATATCTTGCTGTTTACAATGATGAAGTAAGGTGGAAACCGGGTAACATGTTACATCTACTGCAGGAGGATAAAAGTGCAGATCAATTGGACAGTGATGTATTTCTTGTTACTGTGATGATCATTGTTCACAACATGTTGGAGCTTGACTATGCGATGCAG GAAAATATTGTTGGTGCATTATCCCTAAAAACGCTGCCATCAGAGCTTGAAGGATACTGCCTCATGTGGGATTTGCGCCCATACATTGACGATGATGTGATGCATCTTGCCTGGGAAATGTGTCCATAA
- the LOC117848312 gene encoding putative disease resistance protein RGA3, giving the protein MAAPAPAPAPWPVSQDLAALAGRARSLSRGDAGLAGLAAALLRIQPVARELERRAWPPPARAEAPALHAWLAELGAAVAEAEDLLDELHRRRLAGSAISNCVGAAFRGPARKLRRLAQRLDCARDDSERLRLGSAAGCGVRSPNRVTGSVLAERRVFGRDKECDDIVGRLIGDCVEIFPSVTPVVAVVGHGGMGKTVLAQCVYNDARVQGYFDLRVWICVWDRLDEAELTREILQSIGGVDDTPYDESLETLQEKLGEVVASKKFFLVLDDVWNDEGKTELENRSVWNKVLAPISSAAIGSKILVTTRMKLVAEVLNASYVVTLDGLKIVDCLLLLKETVLGSETMEIPQDLLEFGRAIAAKVKGSPLATKVIGEMLRNTRSTQKWRALMDTEICDNIIISSLQLSYQHLPGHLQRCFAYCSIFPTTWRFNRYKLVKMWIALGFVQTPSEGKRLEDLGYKYFDDLLSRSFFGSANKDQQTYYFLDDLMHILAHHFSAQDCMKINEDIPVVIPPTVRHLSVSTDYLPQLKSKYRLGRLRTLLVLGSSSLSSSHFPGGSVMGKASTCEVDLIT; this is encoded by the exons atggccgcgcccgcgccagcgccagcgccgtgGCCCGTGTCGCAggacctcgccgcgctcgccggccgcgcccgctcccTGTCCCGGGGCGACGCCGGCCTTGCGGGCCTCGCCGCGGCGCTCCTCCGGATCCAGCCCGTCGCCCgggagctggagcgccgggCGTGGCCCCCGCCCGCCAGGGCCGAGGCCCCCGCGCTGCACGCCTGGCTCGCCGAGCTCGGGGCCGCCGTGGCCGAAGCCGAGGACCTCCTGGAcgagctccaccgccggcgcctgGCCGGCTCCGCGATCTCCAACTGCGTCGGTGCCGCGTTCCGTGGCCCCGCCCGGAAGCTGCGGCGCCTGGCCCAGAGGCTCGACTGCGCCCGCGACGACTCGGAGCGGCTGCGGCTTGGAAGCGCAGCGGGGTGCGGGGTGCGGTCGCCGAACCGCGTGACGGGCTCGGTGCTCGCGGAGCGGAGGGTCTTTGGGCGTGACAAAGAGTGCGACGACATAGTCGGCAGGCTCATCGGTGACTGCGTCGAAATTTTTCCTTCAGTAACGCCAGTTGTTGCAGTGGTTGGCCATGGAGGCATGGGAAAGACCGTGCTTGCTCAGTGCGTGTACAATGATGCGAGGGTTCAAGGGTATTTTGATCTTAGAGTTTGGATCTGCGTCTGGGATAGGTTGGATGAAGCTGAGCTCACCAGGGAGATATTGCAGTCCATTGGTGGTGTAGATGATACACCCTATGACGAGAGTTTGGAAACATTGCAGGAGAAGCTTGGGGAAGTGGTTGCGTCGAAGAAGTTCTTCCTAGTTCTTGATGATGTTTGGAATGATGAGGGGAAGACCGAGCTGGAGAATAGGTCTGTGTGGAACAAAGTGTTGGCACCTATTAGCTCTGCCGCAATCGGGAGCAAGATCTTGGTGACCACTCGGATGAAGCTAGTAGCAGAGGTTCTGAATGCATCATATGTGGTCACGCTTGACGGATTAAAAATTGTGGAttgtttgttgttgttgaagGAAACTGTGTTGGGTAGTGAAACCATGGAGATTCCTCAAGATCTACTAGAGTTTGGGAGAGCCATTGCTGCAAAGGTGAAGGGTTCACCTTTAGCCACCAAAGTTATTGGGGAAATGCTAAGGAACACCAGGAGCACACAGAAATGGAGAGCACTGATGGACACAGAAATTTGTGATAATATTATTATCTCCTCCCTCCAACTCAGTTATCAACACTTGCCAGGTCATCTCCAGCGCTGCTTTGCATACTGCAGCATTTTTCCAACGACTTGGAGGTTTAATCGATATAAGTTGGTCAAAATGTGGATAGCTCTCGGTTTCGTTCAAACACCATCAGAAGGGAAAAGGCTGGAAGATTTAGGGTACAAATACTTTGATGATCTCTTATCACGGTCCTTCTTTGGGTCTGCAAATAAAGATCAGCAAACATATTACTTCCTGGATGACCTAATGCACATTTTGGCGCATCATTTTTCTGCTCAAGATTGCATGAAAATTAATGAGGACATCCCTGTTGTGATTCCACCAACAGTTCGTCACCTATCTGTCTCAACTGATTATTTACCACAGCTGAAGAGCAAATACAGGTTGGGAAGGCTGCGGACATTATTAGTTCTTGGAAGCTCGTCGTTATCCTCGAGTCATTTCCCTG GTGGCAGTGTTATGGGCAAAGCATCAACCTGCGAGGTTGATTTAATAACATGA
- the LOC117848311 gene encoding putative disease resistance RPP13-like protein 1 translates to MVEAVVGWLVCPIIKIVMDKAKSCASDRIRWQGDGVPKALERMKDLMAQLRAVAGAVQARGSPDKSRDLRAWLQQLIDAVYEARDVLDDFDDSAPQPESPVARFGKRILGADERVNRLKDVVEKLQAVQANSPALMQAAAAHGSGLGSGDLSGHHQGLHGGATGSVRDREHVVFGRDRELQDMVSWLVGTPDGGDARSVPVAAIMGHGGMGKTTLAQLLFEDQEVDSAFDLKIWIQPAATDNEFELAKQLLHSVNVDVPNGMKNFNWLQVKLQEEVSSRRFLLVIDDVWNWNREDINGHAYREMWSKVLAPIGNGKTTGSKIVITTRQKIMADLLYASKEVWLDDLPADAIWSLFKRCAFGEEDINKQPQELQDIGRKIAEKLKGSPMVAKAVGQMLEGSRRVTHWKRVLDMDSFDNIFKTLELCYHNLPEHLQPCFAICSLFPKKWRFKRDKLVKIWMALDFIQLEDVGSDYFDQLVDRSFFHRQKVGRRRYYYIHDLMHDLAENVSRFDCVRIEDAKQEIPKTVRHFSVSSDTMAQLKSRCELKSRCELKRLHTLLILKGPSSSLDQLPGDLFTELRSLRVLGLEGCNIVRLSERIGNLKYLRYLALCKSITRLPQAVTKLYRLQTFSSPKGSGLEVPQNIVNLKRLRHLDMDTSKITGIGKLVHLQGSIKFHVKNEKGHTLGDLNGMSGLRKELHIKNLDVVKDQEEAYQAGLNKKENVKVLELEWNSTGKSVPSVEAKVLDGLEPHQYVKKLIIRRYHGNRSPNWLSESLRASDLYIKYLHLINCRKWEALPPLGQLPCLKVLHLKEMCSVKKISCDSYGTKLTAFPSLEELEFDDMPQWVEWTQEERNIEVFPKLRKLRLLNCPELIKVPHLPLSVRKVLVKNTGFVSQLKLSSSSSLSKASKFALDTCSATVLTNGLMHQQQVEAVAILTLRNCEDVKFEELQVLTSLKRLQISHSNINDEQLDTCLRGLQALTWLEISNCNNITCLPQMESSDCLTKFHELHIQQCPEFSSLHSLPSFVALESILIENCSKVTVESFPTNFNNNSLRKLSIMNCAELESLPSRFPSSLQVLHLIGCKPTLMNRLQVKDGPEWDKIASIPIKQIR, encoded by the coding sequence atggtggaggcggtggtAGGCTGGCTGGTGTGCCCGATCATCAAGATCGTCATGGACAAGGCAAAATCCTGCGCCTCCGACAGGATCAGGTGGCAGGGCGACGGCGTCCCCAAGGCTCTCGAGCGGATGAAAGACTTGATGGCCCAGCTGCGCGCCGTGGCGGGCGCCGTCCAGGCGCGGGGCTCGCCGGACAAAAGCCGGGACCTCCGCGCGTGGCTTCAGCAGCTCATCGACGCCGTGTACGAGGCCAGAGACGTCCTCGACGACTTCGACGACTCGGCCCCGCAGCCCGAATCCCCCGTCGCCAGGTTCGGCAAGCGGATCTTGGGCGCCGACGAGCGCGTCAACAGGCTCAAGGACGTCGTCGAGAAGCTGCAAGCCGTCCAAGCTAACTCCCCGGCGCTgatgcaggcggcggcggcccatgGGTCGGGGTTGGGCTCCGGTGACCTGAGCGGCCACCACCAAGGGCTCCACGGCGGAGCCACGGGCTCCGTGCGCGACCGCGAGCACGTGGTGTTCGGGCGCGACAGGGAGCTGCAGGACATggtgtcgtggctcgtcggcacgcccgacggcggcgacgccagGTCTGTCCCGGTCGCCGCGATCATGGGCCATGGCGGGATGGGGAAGACCACGCTGGCGCAGCTCCTGTTCGAGGATCAGGAAGTGGACTCTGCCTTCGACCTCAAGATCTGGATCCAGCCCGCTGCTACGGACAACGAGTTTGAGCTCGCCAAGCAACTCCTGCATTCTGTCAATGTCGATGTGCCGAACGGCATGAAGAACTTCAACTGGTTACAGGTGAAACTCCAGGAGGAAGTCTCGTCGCGCAGATTTCTGCTGGTGATCGACGACGTCTGGAATTGGAACAGGGAGGACATAAACGGGCATGCCTACCGAGAAATGTGGTCCAAGGTGCTGGCACCCATCGGCAATGGGAAGACGACGGGGAGCAAGATTGTGATCACCACTCGCCAAAAAATCATGGCAGATTTGCTGTACGCAAGCAAGGAGGTCTGGTTGGATGACTTGCCGGCGGATGCCATCTGGTCTCTGTTCAAGAGGTGTGCCTTTGGCGAGGAAGACATTAATAAGCAGCCTCAAGAACTGCAAGACATCGGGAGAAAAATTGCTGAAAAGCTCAAGGGGTCACCAATGGTAGCCAAGGCCGTTGGACAGATGCTGGAAGGCAGCCGCAGGGTCACCCACTGGAAAAGGGTGCTCGATATGGATAGCTTTGACAATATTTTCAAAACATTGGAGTTGTGTTACCACAATTTACCAGAACACCTGCAACCATGCTTTGCAATCTGTAGCTTATTCCCAAAGAAGTGGAGGTTCAAGCGTGATAAGCTGGTGAAGATATGGATGGCCCTTGATTTCATCCAATTGGAGGATGTGGGGAGCGATTACTTTGATCAGCTTGTGGACAGGTCCTTTTTCCATAGGCAAAAGGTAGGGCGTCGGAGGTACTATTACATCCATGACCTGATGCATGATTTGGCCGAAAATGTTTCTCGCTTTGATTGCGTGAGAATTGAAGATGCAAAGCAAGAGATCCCAAAGACAGTCCGGCACTTCTCGGTGTCCAGTGATACCATGGCACAGCTCAAAAGCCGATGTGAGCTCAAAAGCCGATGTGAGCTCAAAAGATTACACACATTGCTGATTCTCAAGGGCCCTTCCTCTTCGTTGGATCAACTGCCAGGTGATCTTTTCACAGAGCTGAGAAGTCTTCGAGTTcttggcttggaaggctgtaATATCGTTCGTCTTTCAGAGCGAATTGGGAATCTTAAATACCTCAGATACCTGGCCCTTTGTAAATCAATCACCAGGCTTCCACAAGCAGTGACAAAGCTCTATCGTCTTCAAACCTTTAGTAGTCCTAAGGGATCTGGCCTTGAGGTCCCCCAAAACATAGTAAACCTGAAACGTCTGCGACATTTGGATATGGATACATCAAAAATCACTGGTATTGGGAAACTGGTTCACCTGCAGGGATCAATTAAGTTCCATGTGAAAAATGAAAAGGGGCATACTTTAGGAGACTTGAATGGTATGAGTGGTCTTCGCAAAGAGCTTCATATCAAGAACCTTGATGTTGTAAAGGATCAGGAAGAAGCCTACCAAGCTGGATTAAACAAGAAGGAGAATGTTAAGGTCCTGGAGTTAGAATGGAACTCGACTGGTAAGAGTGTGCCTTCTGTTGAGGCTAAAGTCTTGGACGGTCTTGAACCGCACCAGTATGTTAAAAAGCTTATCATTAGAAGATATCATGGTAACAGATCACCAAACTGGTTGAGCGAAAGCTTGAGAGCGAGTGACCTATACATTAAATATCTGCATTTGATCAACTGCAGAAAGTGGGAGGCCTTGCCTCCTCTCGGGCAGCTTCCATGCCTCAAGGTTCTGCATTTGAAAGAGATGTGTTCAGTGAAAAAAATCAGCTGCGATTCCTATGGAACCAAATTAACTGCATTTCCATCTTTGGAGGAACTTGAATTTGATGATATGCCACAGTGGGTGGAGTGGACACAAGAAGAAAGGAACATTGAAGTGTTCCCTAAACTCCGTAAACTGAGGCTTTTGAACTGTCCTGAGTTGATTAAGGTGCCTCATCTTCCTCTATCCGTTAGGAAGGTCTTGGTAAAAAATACCGGTTTTGTTTCACAACTGAAActatcatcctcctcctcgttaTCAAAAGCAAGCAAGTTTGCATTAGATACGTGCTCTGCCACCGTCCTCACAAATGGATTAATGCACCAGCAACAAGTGGAAGCAGTTGCTATTTTGACTCTGAGGAACTGTGAGGATGTAAAGTTTGAAGAGCTTCAGGTGCTGACTTCCTTGAAGAGGCTGCAAATATCTCATTCAAACATTAATGATGAGCAGTTGGACACTTGTTTGAGGGGTTTACAAGCACTTACCTGGCTGGAGATATCAAACTGCAACAACATCACATGTCTTCCACAGATGGAAAGTTCAGACTGCTTAACAAAATTTCATGAGCTACACATTCAGCAGTGTCCTGAATTTTCCTCTCTACACTCACTGCCAAGTTTTGTGGCACTAGAAAGTATATTGATCGAAAATTGCTCCAAGGTCACTGTGGAATCTTTCCCTACCAACTTCAACAACAATTCTcttagaaaactgagcattatgAATTGTGCTGAGTTGGAGTCGCTGCCAAGTCGCTTCCCATCTTCGCTGCAAGTTCTTCATCTGATTGGGTGCAAACCAACTTTGATGAACCGACTGCAAGTCAAGGATGGACCAGAATGGGATAAAATAGCTAGTATTCCCATAAAACAAATCCGCTGA
- the LOC140222107 gene encoding uncharacterized protein, with product MRCDFGMTTYEEGDISLESQVVPRKDTFRYLGSMLQRDGDNDENASYRIKAGWMKWRQVSGILYDKRVQLKLKGKFYRTVIRPVMLYDAECWPTKRQQVQQISVAEMRMLRWICDHTRRDRVRNEDIRDRLEVAPIEEKLIQHRLRWFGHVQRRPSEAPVRSGTLRRDSNVKRGRGRPKLI from the coding sequence atgagatgtgactttggcaTGACTACATATGAGGAGGGAGATATCAGTTTGGAAAGCCAAGTAGTGCccaggaaggatacatttcgatatttgggatcaatgctacaacgagatggGGACAATGATGAGAATGCTAGTTATAGAATAAAAGCGGGATGGATGAAGTGGCGCCAAGTatcaggaattttatatgacaagagggtacaattgaagctaaaaggcaagttttataggacggtGATTAGACCCGTAATGTTGTATGAtgcagaatgttggcctacTAAAAGACAACAGgtccagcagataagtgttgcggaaatgcgtatgttgcgttggatttgtgatcatacgagaagggatcgagtccggaacgaggatatacgtgataggttagaggtagcaccaattgaagaaaagcttatccaacatcggctgagatggtttggacatgtccaacgaaggccttcggaggcaccggtgcgtagtggaaccctaaggcgtgacagtaatgtgaagagaggtagaggaagaccaaaattaaTATAG